Proteins from a genomic interval of Niabella soli DSM 19437:
- a CDS encoding glycosyltransferase family 2 protein — translation MFHFDQVSLLITHYKRSKSLERLLASLQAIGCRFGEVIVSDDGSPEPHISYISELKNQYDFKFVTTPVNKGLGNNMNKGHLATSKPYVLYIQEDFLPDPLFPGELRRALQYMEADHSIDMTRFFSHSRYPYMKPFPKDPDFSLTYYAPLALKYTKIYNYSDLPHLRRHNFLEKFGHYREGIPGDRTEYWMCISYFRKKGKTLFYNDYRKLFDHENSDQEPSTMVRKSISTSNNAALTVIRHLYRHLKYNYDLFLKKM, via the coding sequence ATGTTTCATTTTGACCAGGTTAGCCTGCTGATCACCCATTACAAACGCAGTAAATCGCTGGAGCGCTTGTTAGCGTCCTTGCAGGCGATTGGTTGTCGTTTTGGAGAAGTTATCGTTTCGGACGATGGCAGTCCTGAGCCACATATTTCTTATATTAGCGAACTCAAAAACCAATATGATTTTAAATTCGTTACCACTCCCGTCAATAAAGGGTTAGGCAATAACATGAATAAAGGCCACCTGGCTACGAGCAAACCTTATGTATTATATATACAGGAAGATTTCCTGCCCGATCCATTATTTCCGGGGGAATTGCGGCGCGCACTTCAATATATGGAAGCGGACCATTCGATAGACATGACCCGCTTCTTTTCACATTCACGTTATCCTTATATGAAGCCTTTTCCGAAAGACCCGGATTTTTCGCTGACTTATTACGCCCCGCTTGCACTAAAGTATACGAAGATTTATAATTACTCTGACCTTCCGCATCTGCGGCGCCATAATTTTCTCGAAAAGTTTGGTCACTACCGGGAAGGTATTCCCGGTGATCGGACGGAATACTGGATGTGTATCTCCTATTTCAGAAAAAAAGGAAAAACGCTTTTCTATAATGATTATCGAAAATTATTCGATCATGAAAACTCGGACCAGGAGCCGAGCACCATGGTGCGTAAGAGTATTTCCACTTCCAATAACGCTGCACTAACGGTCATCAGGCACCTGTATCGACATCTGAAATACAATTATGACCTCTTCTTAAAAAAAATGTAG
- a CDS encoding acyltransferase family protein, translated as MSHNTYYPRLDSIRAIAVLAVFLCHSEISRQLSVDKSPFQFSGGTYGVDVFFVLSGYLITTILLKEILQTGTINKSRFYLNRALRLFPAIGVALILMVIPIYFIADKTQALSNSFFLVTYTGDIVPLFLHFFKNLQFPVFFGHSWSLAVEEQFYLLYTFVLLFAFHYYTKFSSKKNLLDTFPTFNILFLVLLIASSIILKDRYYKFFGWRFFEIFFGCYTALFFNMAYNRIYTGSPKTQKITRFINKIYTNRYSLVITLILFGYFLFFNTKYFLNLNFYLITIMASILIVNAVNVENRGLNKILNNKTLVYLGKRSYGIYLYHYPLLASIEYGYVKFPFTIKNVYEKAFIDDSICFLLTLLIAILSYQYIEKYFLKLKRSFA; from the coding sequence ATGAGTCATAATACTTATTATCCCCGGTTAGATTCGATAAGAGCAATTGCTGTATTGGCCGTTTTCCTATGCCACTCGGAAATCTCAAGGCAGCTATCTGTAGATAAAAGCCCTTTCCAGTTTTCGGGAGGAACCTATGGAGTAGATGTTTTTTTTGTACTGTCTGGTTATTTAATTACAACTATACTCCTTAAAGAGATCCTCCAAACAGGAACCATCAATAAGTCAAGATTTTATTTAAACCGTGCATTAAGGCTCTTCCCTGCCATAGGAGTAGCACTGATTCTGATGGTGATTCCTATTTATTTCATCGCAGATAAGACGCAAGCATTATCCAACAGCTTTTTTCTGGTAACTTATACCGGTGATATTGTACCGCTTTTTTTACATTTTTTCAAAAACTTACAGTTCCCGGTATTCTTTGGGCACAGTTGGTCCCTAGCAGTTGAAGAACAATTTTACCTGCTTTATACTTTTGTGTTGCTATTTGCATTCCATTACTATACCAAATTCAGCAGTAAAAAGAATTTACTGGATACTTTTCCCACCTTTAATATTTTGTTCCTGGTGTTATTGATTGCCAGCAGTATTATTTTAAAAGACCGATACTATAAATTTTTTGGCTGGCGATTCTTTGAGATATTTTTTGGGTGTTATACCGCCTTGTTTTTTAACATGGCTTATAACCGCATTTACACCGGATCGCCAAAAACCCAAAAAATCACCCGCTTTATAAATAAAATTTATACGAATAGATATTCATTGGTCATAACCCTTATCCTTTTTGGTTATTTTTTATTTTTCAATACAAAGTATTTTTTAAACCTGAATTTCTACTTGATTACAATAATGGCTTCTATACTAATAGTCAACGCTGTAAATGTAGAAAACCGCGGCCTTAACAAAATATTGAATAATAAAACGCTTGTATATCTTGGCAAAAGGTCGTATGGCATTTACCTATATCACTACCCATTATTAGCGAGTATCGAATATGGGTATGTAAAATTTCCCTTTACGATAAAAAATGTATATGAAAAAGCTTTCATCGATGACAGTATTTGCTTTTTGCTGACCCTGTTAATTGCAATACTAAGCTATCAATATATCGAAAAATATTTCCTGAAATTAAAACGAAGCTTTGCTTAG
- a CDS encoding polysaccharide deacetylase family protein produces MILMYHNIAPEKDFNTVSLSDFEAQMKYISEHFNPVAADEYIAEIDGANKKRYITVTFDDAYVCLRELVLPIIKKYKVPLIIFVPTHHVGNYNTWDGGAHKTTIMTWEEIKELDQEPLITFGSHGYDHVSFGHITAAVKEKEFRQSKEDLEHQLGKKTEFFAYPFGQLEHREKRDVGYLKKNGYKAAFTTNWSRNNSSANIYALNRIDILPDTGVAGFIDILTRRFQPKFYKQIAKNIVHRLKLK; encoded by the coding sequence ATGATCTTAATGTACCACAACATTGCTCCGGAGAAAGACTTCAACACCGTATCGCTGTCTGATTTTGAGGCGCAGATGAAATACATCAGCGAACATTTCAATCCGGTGGCGGCAGATGAATATATTGCGGAAATTGACGGGGCCAATAAAAAAAGGTATATCACTGTTACATTTGACGACGCCTATGTTTGCCTTAGGGAACTGGTGCTTCCCATTATAAAAAAATACAAAGTTCCCCTGATTATCTTTGTACCCACTCATCATGTTGGAAACTACAATACCTGGGATGGAGGCGCGCATAAAACAACCATCATGACCTGGGAAGAAATAAAGGAACTGGACCAGGAACCCCTGATCACTTTTGGCTCGCACGGATACGATCATGTATCATTCGGGCATATCACAGCGGCTGTAAAAGAAAAAGAATTCAGGCAATCCAAAGAAGACCTGGAGCACCAGCTTGGGAAAAAAACGGAATTTTTCGCCTACCCGTTTGGGCAACTGGAGCACCGCGAAAAACGCGATGTGGGCTACTTAAAGAAAAACGGGTACAAGGCAGCCTTTACTACAAACTGGTCCCGCAATAATTCTTCTGCTAATATTTATGCGCTGAACCGTATCGACATTTTGCCTGACACAGGCGTTGCCGGGTTTATCGATATTCTCACCCGCAGGTTTCAACCCAAGTTTTATAAACAAATAGCAAAAAATATCGTGCACCGGTTAAAGTTGAAATAA
- a CDS encoding O-antigen ligase family protein has protein sequence MMLRPLKTIKLSKKGYAFIALGVVVAVLSCVWSIKSQNPAFFFAPVLVLVSFAFLVALFREPMVGLIATIAYCFLLGIPAREIGGVSYGMGIELLLLLTLLSVWYHAPRYNFSGLRSELMALMLIWFIISVLEVMNPSGASVRGWLQEIRGAALYPLLITGLGTILLTKKKYVTVFVGLIVTLSVIAALNGVKQKQIGPSRGEQAFLDNGGAVTHILGGQLRVFSFYQDAGQFGASMAVFVIIALVLAVGIKQFRKRLYYFLCVPLFGYAMLISGTRGSFFALVAAAAFALLLTKNFKALLIGSILLGGFVGFLKFTTIGNANYGIYRLRTAVDPQDASLNLRFFNQQRLAQYLQSRPLGGGLGVIGAFGHEYNQGQFLATIEPDSYWVKVWAMYGIVGFTLWFCIIMYLLGKCCGIIWKARDPDLKVKLIALGAGIAGVFLCSYGNEVINNMPSSIMVNLSFAIIFNSPRMSDEKTTLH, from the coding sequence ATGATGTTGCGGCCGCTCAAAACCATAAAATTATCAAAAAAGGGATACGCATTTATCGCGCTGGGGGTGGTGGTGGCTGTTCTGTCTTGTGTATGGAGCATAAAATCACAAAACCCTGCGTTTTTCTTTGCCCCGGTGCTGGTGCTGGTTAGTTTTGCTTTTTTGGTGGCCCTGTTCAGAGAGCCTATGGTCGGACTGATCGCAACGATCGCTTATTGTTTTCTGCTCGGGATCCCCGCAAGGGAAATAGGGGGCGTATCTTATGGCATGGGCATTGAATTGCTGCTATTGCTGACGTTGCTTTCGGTATGGTACCATGCCCCGCGCTATAATTTTTCCGGTTTAAGAAGTGAGTTGATGGCACTGATGCTTATATGGTTTATCATAAGTGTGCTGGAAGTCATGAACCCTTCCGGCGCCAGCGTCAGAGGATGGCTGCAGGAAATCAGAGGTGCGGCCTTATACCCGCTGTTGATAACCGGGTTGGGGACAATTTTATTGACAAAGAAAAAATACGTTACTGTTTTTGTGGGGTTAATCGTCACTCTTTCTGTTATAGCGGCCCTGAACGGAGTGAAACAAAAACAGATCGGCCCATCGCGTGGGGAACAGGCTTTTCTGGACAATGGAGGAGCCGTCACACATATACTGGGCGGCCAGTTACGGGTATTTTCCTTTTACCAGGATGCTGGACAGTTTGGAGCTTCAATGGCTGTATTTGTTATTATTGCATTGGTGCTGGCTGTTGGAATAAAACAATTTAGAAAACGATTATACTATTTCCTTTGCGTGCCCCTGTTTGGTTATGCGATGCTGATTTCCGGAACGCGGGGATCGTTTTTTGCGTTGGTTGCTGCGGCAGCATTTGCGCTGTTGCTTACAAAAAATTTTAAAGCGCTGCTGATTGGCAGTATTTTATTAGGTGGATTTGTGGGTTTCCTTAAGTTTACGACTATCGGGAATGCCAATTATGGTATTTACCGGCTACGTACCGCTGTAGACCCGCAGGATGCTTCACTGAATTTACGATTCTTTAATCAGCAAAGATTAGCGCAGTACCTTCAGAGCAGACCTTTGGGGGGAGGGCTGGGGGTAATTGGTGCTTTTGGGCATGAATACAATCAGGGACAATTTCTTGCTACAATTGAGCCAGACAGCTATTGGGTAAAGGTTTGGGCTATGTATGGTATTGTGGGCTTTACCCTGTGGTTTTGCATCATTATGTACCTTTTAGGAAAATGTTGTGGCATTATCTGGAAGGCGCGCGACCCTGATCTTAAAGTGAAACTGATTGCACTGGGGGCGGGGATAGCCGGAGTATTTTTATGCAGTTATGGCAATGAGGTAATTAATAATATGCCCTCTTCAATTATGGTGAACCTTTCATTTGCCATTATCTTCAATTCACCGCGGATGAGCGATGAAAAAACAACGCTCCATTGA
- a CDS encoding glycosyltransferase family 2 protein, translating to MYHFPNVSLVITHYKRSRSLERQLESFKRLNCTFGEVIVSDDGSPQEHLDYIKMLQEKFGFRLLTTPENKGLGVNNNRSQDAVTKPLTLYVQEDFDPFDTFPEAFVKAVAIMEREPQWDMVRFYAYKRYPYLKYYDGEFYEQVFKPNMIHYKHIKFYFYSDHPHLRRSDFFKKFGRYVEGYPGDRTEYLMSLSFIVNKAKSLYHTNFSGIFNQVNTTDEPSVIIRDTNRWRDRRDPLARVLRQAHLKVKLWKWTKELKQLRKGLTISPPDTTKE from the coding sequence ATGTACCATTTCCCAAATGTCAGCCTTGTAATTACGCATTACAAAAGAAGTAGATCCCTGGAGCGTCAGTTAGAATCGTTCAAACGGCTTAATTGTACTTTCGGAGAAGTTATTGTTTCTGACGATGGAAGTCCCCAGGAGCACCTGGATTATATAAAAATGCTCCAGGAAAAATTCGGGTTCCGGTTGTTGACCACTCCTGAAAATAAAGGATTAGGGGTCAATAACAACCGCTCCCAGGATGCCGTTACTAAACCGCTAACCCTTTACGTTCAGGAAGATTTTGATCCTTTTGACACTTTCCCGGAGGCTTTTGTAAAAGCAGTGGCCATTATGGAAAGGGAACCCCAGTGGGACATGGTGCGCTTTTACGCTTACAAACGGTACCCATACCTGAAGTATTATGACGGGGAGTTTTACGAACAGGTATTTAAGCCGAACATGATCCATTACAAACACATAAAATTTTATTTCTATAGTGATCATCCCCACCTGCGCCGGAGCGATTTCTTTAAAAAATTTGGCCGGTATGTTGAGGGCTACCCGGGCGACCGTACCGAATATCTGATGAGCCTTTCCTTTATCGTTAACAAGGCCAAAAGTTTGTATCATACTAATTTTAGCGGGATCTTTAACCAGGTTAACACAACGGATGAACCGAGCGTTATCATCCGGGATACTAACAGGTGGCGCGACCGGAGAGACCCGCTTGCACGGGTTCTGAGGCAGGCCCATCTAAAAGTAAAATTGTGGAAATGGACAAAAGAATTAAAACAACTGCGAAAGGGATTAACCATTTCCCCACCCGATACCACGAAAGAATAA
- a CDS encoding Wzz/FepE/Etk N-terminal domain-containing protein — protein sequence MNLNLNLKDFLKYLFRFKWLLIIVPAVCLVISYFFIKKMPKKYVSEALIATGITGQFQQSIATDQQGMDYFKMSQQFGNLLELLQSKRVINMLSYQLILHDLRDPKSPFLEYSKLMKQLTPAQKDQVIAGYEKRLSENEIISLADNDGPIQFFDILKSKGYDEQSILKNLKVARNGESDFIKVSYTSPNPHLSTFVVNSLSTDFISYYTDLTLAGQKKSMSILDTVLKTKQQTLEEKSAQLSSSISSANAAASGAQIAQRKSDMSYQRLNEAEGQKAQMLRTISSIQGAINDINNKLNGGGGYLEQPRSSSTANAEIVNLDNQLNIANQRYINNNFSPRDKATIDSLQLLKTRLIASSSAGSSTANPTAIRQGLIDQKMKLESDLASAKSSMATIDQQLNALKATAGPLSGGVVLSNGNQQEIVQGADIAARDYADVQQRYEQMMLAAKAGVKLTLAEPGLPGTAEPSKGLQLLALSGISSVLVCLLLLLVTFMLNNTLNTPEQLEAGMHQKVLGFLNYIPEEDKDLRTIWKDKGTVPSYSAYKDLLRLLRFELTERLRDDRNVLGITSVLPGEGKTFLAGSLCYAFAMTGKNVLLISDGNESLMDLVSNKKSKRESSQGFESFIVKKEIEVEDRITILNKNPSTTSLLELRDSQSLQAGFQVLKETFDVVVVDIGSAQDIHSIREWLMFCDHNLAVYEAGQKLTDQHREVSRFLSAQPGFIGWVLNKVQLKPNHRIAAKV from the coding sequence ATGAACCTCAATCTAAACCTGAAAGATTTTTTAAAATATTTATTCCGTTTTAAATGGCTGTTGATTATTGTGCCGGCCGTTTGTTTGGTCATTTCTTATTTTTTTATAAAAAAAATGCCCAAGAAGTATGTTTCTGAGGCACTAATTGCAACGGGAATCACGGGGCAATTTCAGCAATCGATAGCAACCGATCAGCAGGGGATGGATTATTTTAAAATGAGCCAGCAGTTTGGCAACCTTTTGGAATTGCTCCAGTCAAAGCGCGTGATCAATATGTTGTCTTACCAACTGATTCTGCATGATCTGAGGGACCCAAAGTCGCCGTTTTTGGAATATTCCAAGCTGATGAAGCAATTAACGCCAGCACAAAAGGATCAGGTTATTGCCGGGTATGAAAAACGTCTTTCCGAAAATGAAATTATATCTTTGGCGGATAACGACGGGCCCATCCAATTCTTTGATATTTTAAAATCGAAGGGGTATGATGAACAGAGTATTTTAAAAAACCTGAAAGTGGCCCGCAATGGCGAAAGCGATTTTATTAAGGTCTCCTATACATCTCCCAATCCTCATTTGTCCACATTTGTTGTCAATAGTCTGTCTACCGATTTTATTTCTTATTACACAGACCTTACGCTTGCAGGGCAAAAAAAATCAATGTCGATCCTTGACACGGTTCTTAAAACGAAGCAGCAAACGCTGGAAGAAAAAAGCGCTCAACTGAGCAGTTCCATATCCAGCGCTAACGCAGCTGCTTCCGGAGCGCAGATCGCACAAAGGAAATCGGATATGTCCTATCAGCGCCTTAATGAAGCAGAGGGACAAAAGGCTCAAATGCTGAGAACCATTAGTTCGATCCAGGGAGCTATAAATGATATCAATAATAAATTAAATGGCGGTGGCGGTTATCTTGAGCAGCCGCGTTCATCGTCAACAGCAAATGCAGAGATTGTAAATCTCGATAATCAATTAAATATCGCCAATCAGCGCTATATCAATAATAATTTCAGCCCGCGGGATAAAGCGACGATCGATTCGCTGCAATTGTTAAAAACGCGCCTGATCGCCTCCAGTTCCGCAGGTTCATCCACCGCTAATCCGACGGCTATCCGCCAGGGCCTTATTGATCAGAAAATGAAGCTGGAAAGTGATCTGGCTTCTGCCAAAAGCAGTATGGCAACAATAGATCAACAGCTTAACGCGTTAAAAGCAACTGCCGGGCCGTTATCAGGAGGTGTTGTGCTATCTAATGGCAATCAACAGGAAATAGTTCAGGGCGCCGACATTGCCGCCAGGGACTATGCTGATGTTCAACAGAGATATGAACAAATGATGCTTGCCGCCAAAGCCGGAGTGAAGCTTACATTGGCGGAACCGGGATTGCCGGGGACGGCGGAACCTTCAAAGGGCCTGCAGCTTTTGGCGTTGTCGGGCATTTCAAGTGTATTGGTTTGCCTGCTATTGCTTTTGGTAACGTTTATGCTGAACAACACCCTGAATACACCCGAGCAACTGGAAGCGGGCATGCACCAGAAAGTGCTGGGGTTTCTAAATTATATTCCGGAAGAAGACAAAGATCTCCGAACCATATGGAAAGACAAGGGGACTGTACCCAGCTATTCGGCCTATAAAGATCTGTTACGGTTGCTCCGGTTTGAACTGACGGAACGGCTCAGGGATGATAGGAACGTACTGGGGATCACAAGTGTACTGCCGGGCGAAGGAAAGACCTTCCTGGCTGGCAGTCTTTGTTACGCTTTTGCAATGACCGGAAAAAATGTTTTGTTAATAAGTGATGGGAACGAGTCTTTAATGGATCTTGTTTCCAATAAAAAAAGTAAACGGGAGTCTTCCCAGGGGTTTGAGTCTTTCATTGTTAAAAAGGAGATTGAAGTGGAAGACCGGATCACTATCTTAAACAAAAACCCTTCAACCACTTCGCTACTTGAGTTGAGAGACAGTCAGAGCCTTCAGGCTGGGTTTCAGGTGTTGAAAGAAACATTTGACGTGGTAGTGGTGGATATTGGCAGTGCACAGGATATACACAGTATTAGAGAATGGCTGATGTTTTGTGATCATAACCTGGCTGTTTATGAGGCCGGGCAAAAATTAACAGACCAGCACCGGGAAGTGAGTCGCTTTCTATCTGCTCAGCCCGGATTTATTGGATGGGTGCTTAATAAAGTACAATTAAAACCTAACCATCGCATTGCAGCAAAAGTATAG
- a CDS encoding TolC family protein has protein sequence MRTYCLTTTLLLCLLSFIPARSQESLVGDIDRDLLTKYIALARQNFPRVKSFHAREEKARSMVTTAQMSWFDMFNAGYYYRPETSTGSGTTTGGGVTPNGQLITSGFLFGATINLGSLLSKPSLVKAAKADYKAAVADNAEYDIMLANDVRSRYYDYLAARKQLVIRNLSAQNLKGIANDAQAKYEKGSIPLDVYTISKNAATEAAAQALGAEVTYLKAKDALEDLIGAKLETVK, from the coding sequence ATGAGAACTTATTGCCTTACTACCACTTTATTGTTATGTTTATTAAGTTTTATCCCCGCCAGATCCCAGGAGTCTTTGGTAGGAGATATAGATCGTGATCTTCTTACAAAATACATTGCGCTGGCCCGTCAGAATTTCCCACGGGTGAAAAGTTTCCACGCTCGTGAGGAAAAGGCCAGGAGTATGGTGACCACTGCACAGATGTCCTGGTTCGATATGTTTAATGCAGGCTATTATTACCGGCCGGAGACTAGCACAGGCAGTGGCACCACCACTGGTGGCGGTGTTACCCCTAACGGACAGTTGATCACCAGCGGTTTCCTCTTTGGTGCAACCATTAATTTGGGATCGCTGCTTTCCAAGCCTTCACTAGTTAAGGCGGCCAAGGCAGATTATAAAGCCGCAGTTGCGGACAATGCAGAGTATGATATCATGCTAGCCAACGATGTCCGGTCCAGATATTATGACTACCTTGCTGCCAGAAAGCAGTTGGTGATCCGGAACCTTTCCGCGCAAAACCTGAAAGGTATAGCAAATGACGCCCAGGCAAAATATGAAAAAGGGTCAATACCACTGGATGTTTATACCATCTCTAAAAATGCGGCTACCGAGGCAGCGGCCCAGGCATTGGGTGCAGAGGTGACTTATCTTAAAGCAAAAGATGCTTTGGAAGATCTTATTGGCGCCAAATTAGAAACTGTAAAATAG
- a CDS encoding glycosyltransferase, producing the protein MKIAISLMVIWTTIQVIIGMYLVLPVLFYLLFIVLKKKGPEPLPSDSFNENIAIIVTAYHEIAHIPDTVESILNSDYSNFICYVVLDNCDDISSLHFEDGRVVLLKPPTVLGGNVYSHFYAIEHFVRPHRYFTIIDSDNLVAKNYLTEIAASLQKGYTAVQGIREAKNLDTQYACLDAARDLYYHFYDGLVLYRIGSSATLAGSGMAFETALYKECLGHKDVSGAGFDKVLQYEIVKRKVRIAYNDRAVVYDHKTAHPAQLVNQRARWINTWFKYFSYGFDLLFRSAKSRSWNQFLFGTVLLRPPLFILLAIAFLFAAINLIFDPYAALLWAGGFLLFVVGFALALVYYKADKRIIRALKRIPFFIYYQFVSLFYSRNANRRSVATRHFTNHE; encoded by the coding sequence GTGAAAATAGCTATCTCGCTAATGGTAATATGGACTACGATACAGGTTATTATAGGAATGTATTTGGTACTTCCTGTTTTGTTTTATTTACTTTTTATTGTTCTGAAAAAAAAAGGGCCCGAACCTTTGCCGTCCGATTCGTTTAATGAAAATATTGCAATTATTGTAACAGCTTATCACGAAATTGCTCATATCCCGGATACGGTTGAATCGATCCTGAATTCAGACTATTCAAATTTTATTTGCTATGTGGTCCTGGATAATTGTGATGATATATCGTCCCTTCATTTCGAAGACGGCAGGGTAGTTTTGCTAAAACCTCCAACTGTCCTGGGCGGAAATGTGTATTCTCATTTTTATGCTATTGAGCATTTTGTCCGGCCGCACCGGTATTTTACAATTATAGATAGTGATAATCTGGTAGCGAAAAATTATCTTACCGAAATTGCCGCCAGCCTGCAAAAGGGTTATACTGCTGTGCAGGGTATCCGTGAGGCCAAAAATTTAGATACGCAATATGCTTGTCTGGATGCGGCCAGGGATCTGTATTATCATTTTTACGATGGGCTGGTGTTATATCGCATCGGCTCTTCTGCAACGCTTGCTGGTTCGGGCATGGCCTTTGAAACGGCGCTTTACAAAGAATGTTTGGGGCATAAAGATGTATCGGGTGCCGGGTTTGACAAAGTATTGCAATATGAAATAGTGAAAAGAAAGGTACGTATTGCCTACAACGACCGTGCGGTGGTATATGATCACAAAACGGCGCACCCGGCGCAATTGGTAAACCAGCGTGCCCGATGGATCAACACCTGGTTTAAATATTTTAGCTATGGTTTTGACCTCCTGTTCAGGAGTGCAAAATCCCGAAGCTGGAATCAGTTTTTGTTTGGAACGGTTCTTTTAAGGCCTCCGTTGTTTATTTTGCTCGCTATTGCATTTTTATTTGCAGCAATTAATTTAATTTTTGATCCCTATGCAGCGCTTCTGTGGGCGGGCGGTTTTTTGCTGTTTGTGGTGGGATTTGCGTTGGCGTTAGTTTATTATAAGGCCGATAAAAGAATTATCCGCGCGCTGAAAAGGATTCCTTTTTTTATCTATTACCAATTTGTTTCCCTGTTTTATTCAAGAAATGCCAACCGGCGATCTGTAGCCACCCGGCATTTTACAAACCATGAATGA
- a CDS encoding glycosyltransferase, with amino-acid sequence MLRGKDIIIVGQQPWDTEIGSNCKDIALELSKYNRVLYVNSPLDRISKWRNKDQPAIKKRIEVIAGVASGIIPVTESLFNLYPDCIVESVNWIPFTPLFRKINRLNNKRFARSILKAIDQLGFKDYLLINDSEMFKAFHLKEFLNPVLSAYYSRDNLMGVNYWRRHGLQLEPELIAKSDLCLANSEYLRAYCGKYNPDSYYVGQGCDFTSFNEAPRAVPGEMQGIPKPIIGYVGALWTTRLDLPLLESIADKRKDWSFVFVGPEDEHFQRSRLHHMSNVHFSGAKKPEMLATYISAFDVCMNPQYVNPITIGNYPRKIDEYLAMGKPTIATLTESMLYFKDYVALANNEQEYIDGIERLLATDGAGLQRDRRTFALSHSWENSVELMAQAFAKVAVQKGKIL; translated from the coding sequence ATGCTAAGGGGTAAAGATATTATCATCGTGGGCCAGCAGCCGTGGGACACGGAAATTGGCAGTAATTGCAAGGATATTGCATTGGAACTTAGCAAATACAACAGGGTGCTTTATGTAAACTCCCCTCTTGACCGTATTTCAAAATGGAGGAACAAAGATCAGCCGGCAATAAAAAAAAGAATTGAGGTGATTGCGGGCGTCGCTTCGGGAATAATACCGGTTACTGAAAGTTTGTTTAACCTGTACCCGGATTGTATTGTAGAATCCGTTAACTGGATCCCGTTTACTCCCCTTTTTCGGAAAATTAACCGGCTTAATAATAAAAGATTTGCGCGATCCATTTTAAAGGCGATTGATCAGTTGGGGTTTAAGGACTACCTGTTGATTAATGATAGTGAAATGTTTAAAGCGTTTCACCTAAAGGAGTTTTTAAATCCGGTGCTCTCTGCTTATTATTCCAGGGACAACCTTATGGGCGTTAATTACTGGCGAAGGCACGGATTGCAACTGGAACCGGAGCTGATCGCTAAAAGTGACCTGTGCCTGGCAAATTCCGAATACTTGCGCGCTTACTGCGGAAAGTACAATCCCGATTCCTACTATGTTGGACAGGGATGTGATTTTACTTCTTTCAATGAAGCGCCGCGTGCTGTGCCCGGGGAAATGCAGGGTATCCCAAAGCCGATCATTGGCTATGTGGGTGCTTTATGGACTACACGACTTGATCTGCCGTTGCTGGAAAGTATCGCAGATAAAAGAAAGGACTGGAGCTTTGTTTTTGTAGGGCCGGAAGATGAACATTTTCAAAGAAGCAGGCTGCATCATATGTCCAATGTGCATTTCTCCGGGGCTAAAAAGCCTGAAATGCTGGCTACTTATATCAGCGCTTTTGATGTGTGTATGAACCCGCAATATGTGAACCCGATTACCATCGGCAATTATCCCCGGAAGATCGACGAATATTTGGCAATGGGCAAGCCCACGATTGCCACGCTTACTGAATCCATGCTTTATTTTAAGGATTATGTAGCGCTGGCTAATAATGAGCAGGAATATATTGATGGCATTGAACGCCTGCTGGCAACCGACGGCGCCGGATTACAACGTGACCGGAGAACCTTTGCATTGTCTCATAGCTGGGAAAATAGCGTGGAATTAATGGCACAGGCATTTGCAAAAGTTGCTGTTCAAAAGGGGAAAATACTCTAG